TGAAAAACAATATCAAGCAGCTAGTCAATCTGACTTTCAAAAAATTCGTTTTGTTCATCACTCATTGCCACAAATGGCAACAACTGATGTCTCTCTGGCATCACATTTACTCGGTTATGATATGCCCCTTCCCTTTTATATTAATGGGATGACAGGTGGGAGTGATAAGACCAAAGTAATTAACCAGCAACTAGCTGAAGTGGCTAAAGCAAGCGGTCTTGTGATGGCATCAGGATCAGTTAGTGCGGCGATTAAACATCCAGAACTCTCTGATAGTTTTAAAGTGATCCGTGAGGTTAACCCAGATGGGATTGTGCTTGCTAACTTAGGCGCTCACCATACGGTTGAAAATGCGAAGCGTGCCGTTGATATTTTACAGGCTAACGGTATGCAAATTCATATTAATGCACCTCAAGAACTAGTTATGCCAGAAGGCGATCGTGATTTTTCAATGTGGTTAAGTCAAATCGAAGCCATCGTTAAAGGTGTTGGCGTTCCGGTTATGGTTAAGGAAGTCGGTTTTGGAATGAGCCGTGAAACCATTAAGCAACTAACTGATGTTGGTGTGGAGTGGATTGATGTATCCGGTCGTGGCGGAACAAACTTTGCTGCTATTGAGAATGCACGCCGTAGCACCTTCTCTTATGATGATCTAGAAAATTGGGGACAATCAACTGTCGTATCTCTATTAGAAGCAGCTGATCTTAAAAATGATGCTCACATTTTAGCATCTGGTGGGATTAAAACGCCTTATGACATTGTTAAAGCCTTGAGTTTAGGCGCAGAAGCAGTTGGTCTATCAGGTCAATTCCTTCATATGGTTTTAGAAAATGGTCCTGAAAAAACAGTGGCAACCATCGAAAGCTGGAAAGAAAAAATCACTGCCATTATGACACTGTTGGGAGCAAAATCAGTTGCTGATTTGCAAAAAACTGATTTAATGTTCCACCGTGACTTAATTGACTGGTGCGATATGCGCAGTATTGACTATAAAGCATACGGAAAACGATCATAAAAAACTTGGCCGCAAAAGCGTCCAAGTTTTTTTGTAGACTAGGGGATTATAAGTTCAGCCATCAATGTCTAGCTCCCTAGTCGACATGTTTCTTCGTTTTTATGTCAAGTGGGCCATTATTTTGTACTCACTCGACATAATGAGCTTATTTATTGCATCCATACCATGATACTAATGGCTATTACTCCGGCCAGTATCGAATAAATCATATTCTTTGTTTTGTAAGCTACTAAAATGGTCATCAATGATGGTAGTAATTTCGGATTTGTTAAAACATTCAGCTCAACCGCGTCTTCATAGAAAAATACATCGGTTGCAATCAAAGCTGCGAAAATGGAAATCGGGATATAGCCCATCCACTTTCGGAACCACATCGGTAAATTAGCATTTCGTAATAAATAAATCGGTAAAAACCGAGGGATATAAGTCACCACTGCAGCGAAAATAATTAATAAGAGCAAACTACGATTCATGAACAACTTCCTCCTTACGTGCCTTTAAGTTAGCTAGTCCTAAGCCAACTAAAGAAGCAATAATAGAGGCAATTAAAATAGCAACCCCATTTTTTAAAACGACTTTCAGTATAACAGCGCTCACCATTGCAAAAATCGTTGTCCAAAATAATACCCAGTTTTCAATTTGAGAAACTAATAAAAAAATGAACATTGCTGTCAGCATGTAGTTCATCACAACGGTTGAAATAGAAACACTACTACCGAGTAAAGCACCAATCGTTGTACTGCTTGCCCAAGTCACATATGTGGCTACGCCAGCTGTCATTGCTTTGTTCGCTGTCCACGACGGGTCGATTTTAAATTTCATCATGTTTACTGCATAAGATTCGTCAGTTATCGACTGAGCGAATGCCAGATTGAAGAGATTGGATTTATTTTTTAAGTGACCAGCTATCGTAGAGCTCATTAACAGGTGTCTTAAGTTGATGAAAAAGACCATTAGGACAATTTCAATAAATCCAACACCACTGATGGTCATAGATGCAATCATAAATTGAGATGCCCCACCATAGACCAGTAAACTCATTAATAATACTGCTATGCTATTAAAGCCTGCTTGTTGAAGTAAAACACCACAAGCAAGTCCAATTGGAAAATAACTAATGCAGACGGGAATTATTGCTTTAAAACCGTCACGCCATTCTTCTTTTTTCACGTTATACCTCCTTATGTTGGTGATAAGTAATTGTATTCTATCATAGTTTTTTAACATTAAATCGTTTAAAATGATATTTTTCTAATGAAACCCTTTTCCTAACTTTGACTTTCTATCTACTAGAAAATAGATTAGAATAAATAGAAAGAAGGGAGCATCGCTGATGTATGATTTAAACTATGTTGAAGTGACTATTCGTTTAGTCATTGCTATTATGATCGGAGCAGCGATTGGTATGGAACGCGAGACTAACCACCAATCTGCGGGACTACGAACGAATATTGTCGTTTGCGTTTCTGCTTGTTTGCTAACCATTATCCAAAAAGAAACCTCTTATATGGTCATTCGAATGAGCATGGAGAATCCTGATTTACAATCGGTTTTGTCAACTGACTTTACACGATTGACTGCTCAAATCGTTAGTGGTATTGGTTTTCTTGGAGCTGGTGCTATTTTAACAACACGCTCGGATACCGTTTCAGGCTTGACGACGGCAGCAACGATTTGGGGCGTCGCAGGTCTAGGTATTGCAGTTGGTATGGGCTTATACTATTTAGCAATTGTTACCTGCGTTATTTTATTAATTGTCTTATATGTTTTAAAACGCATTGTAAAAATTGGAGAGCTATTCCAACTTGATATAAAGGTTACTGACCGATCTGCCATTGAAAAATTCAATCAGTTTTTCAAAGACCATAACTTAAAAACAACCGATGAAGATTTTAAAATGCTAAAGACAACAGAAGGCGTTATTTTTCATCTCAATTATAAAATTTATATCCCCCACTCTGTTAATCATAATGATATGATTGAATCCTTTTTAAAACTGAGTGACAGTATAATCGAAATTTCATTTCAAGACTAAAACGATTGCACGTTTGAGTGATCGTTTTTTGTTTGGGCTCAAATGGTCGTTACAACGAATTTATGCGTTTTGTACGTTACATTTGATAATAAAAAAAGCCGGAACGATTAAACGTTCCGACTTTTCCGACTAATTATTCTGTGATTGTTTCATGAATCAATGTTGGTTCAACTGATGTTGATGAAAATTTGTAGGCTTGATGAACTAGCGATTCTGCTTCTGAGAAATCTTTATCATTAGCATATAGTGTCACTAGAAGATCACCTTTAGCAACTTTTTCGCCTACTTTTTTATGAAGCATTAAACCAGCTGCTAAATCAATTTCCGATTCTTTAGTTGCGCGGCCAGCACCTAGTGACATAGCTGCAACACCAATCGCATCGGCATCAATTTCAGCGACGTAACCACTTTCTTCGGCATAAACCTCTTTCTTATCTTTCGCTTGTGGCATCAAGCTGTAGTCATTGACTACTTCTGGATTACCATACTGAGCAGCAATAAATTCCTTAAACTTCTCAAGCGCTTCGCCGTTATGAAGTTTTTCTTTTAGCAACTCTCGTGCCTCTTCCAAGCTAGTCGCTTTTTCACCCAAATAAACCATTTGAGCGCCTAATTCTAAACATAGCTCCTCCAAATCGGCAGGGCCTTGACCTTTTAATGTTTCAATAGCCTCTTCGATTTCAAGGGTGTTTCCTACTGCATAGCCTAATGGTTGGCTCATATCTGAAATAATTGCCATCGTATTACGACCTGCTAGGTTTCCAATTGCTACCATTGCATGGGCCAATTCTTCTGCATCTTCAATGGATTTCATAAAGGCACCTGCCCCAACTTTAACGTCAAGGACAATTGCATCAGCACCAGCTGCAATTTTTTTACTCATAATTGACCCTGCGATTAACGGCAATGAATTAACCGTTCCTGTTACATCACGCAAGGCATATAGTTTTTTATCAGCTGGGCACAGATCGCCAGATTGACCAATTACAGCTACTTTATTTTTGTTAACAAGTTCAATAAAGTCTTCTTCAGAAATTTCAATTTTAAATCCCGGAATAGATTCTAATTTATCAAGCGTTCCACCAGTATGACCTAAACCACGGCCACTCATTTTAGCAACTGGTACGCCTAAACTTGCTACTAACGGTGCTAAGACAAGGGTTGTTGTATCGCCAACACCACCGGTTGAGTGTTTATCAACTTTAATGCCATCGATTTCTGATAAATCAATTTGGTCACCTGATTCAGCGATTGCCATTGTGAATTCCACACGTTCGCGGTCCGTCATATCTTGAAAATAAACAGCCATTGCGAATGCACTCATTTGATAATCGGGAACAGAACCATCTGTATAACCTTCAATTAAAAAGCGAATTTCTTCCTTTGTTAGCTCTTTTCCTTCTTGCTTTTTAATAATTAAATCAACCATTCTCATGTCTGCTATTCCTCCTATC
This genomic interval from Jeotgalibaca arthritidis contains the following:
- the fni gene encoding type 2 isopentenyl-diphosphate Delta-isomerase is translated as MTIDSIRKDEHVDLAEKQYQAASQSDFQKIRFVHHSLPQMATTDVSLASHLLGYDMPLPFYINGMTGGSDKTKVINQQLAEVAKASGLVMASGSVSAAIKHPELSDSFKVIREVNPDGIVLANLGAHHTVENAKRAVDILQANGMQIHINAPQELVMPEGDRDFSMWLSQIEAIVKGVGVPVMVKEVGFGMSRETIKQLTDVGVEWIDVSGRGGTNFAAIENARRSTFSYDDLENWGQSTVVSLLEAADLKNDAHILASGGIKTPYDIVKALSLGAEAVGLSGQFLHMVLENGPEKTVATIESWKEKITAIMTLLGAKSVADLQKTDLMFHRDLIDWCDMRSIDYKAYGKRS
- a CDS encoding pyrimidine-nucleoside phosphorylase encodes the protein MRMVDLIIKKQEGKELTKEEIRFLIEGYTDGSVPDYQMSAFAMAVYFQDMTDRERVEFTMAIAESGDQIDLSEIDGIKVDKHSTGGVGDTTTLVLAPLVASLGVPVAKMSGRGLGHTGGTLDKLESIPGFKIEISEEDFIELVNKNKVAVIGQSGDLCPADKKLYALRDVTGTVNSLPLIAGSIMSKKIAAGADAIVLDVKVGAGAFMKSIEDAEELAHAMVAIGNLAGRNTMAIISDMSQPLGYAVGNTLEIEEAIETLKGQGPADLEELCLELGAQMVYLGEKATSLEEARELLKEKLHNGEALEKFKEFIAAQYGNPEVVNDYSLMPQAKDKKEVYAEESGYVAEIDADAIGVAAMSLGAGRATKESEIDLAAGLMLHKKVGEKVAKGDLLVTLYANDKDFSEAESLVHQAYKFSSTSVEPTLIHETITE
- a CDS encoding MgtC/SapB family protein — encoded protein: MYDLNYVEVTIRLVIAIMIGAAIGMERETNHQSAGLRTNIVVCVSACLLTIIQKETSYMVIRMSMENPDLQSVLSTDFTRLTAQIVSGIGFLGAGAILTTRSDTVSGLTTAATIWGVAGLGIAVGMGLYYLAIVTCVILLIVLYVLKRIVKIGELFQLDIKVTDRSAIEKFNQFFKDHNLKTTDEDFKMLKTTEGVIFHLNYKIYIPHSVNHNDMIESFLKLSDSIIEISFQD
- a CDS encoding AzlC family ABC transporter permease, encoding MKKEEWRDGFKAIIPVCISYFPIGLACGVLLQQAGFNSIAVLLMSLLVYGGASQFMIASMTISGVGFIEIVLMVFFINLRHLLMSSTIAGHLKNKSNLFNLAFAQSITDESYAVNMMKFKIDPSWTANKAMTAGVATYVTWASSTTIGALLGSSVSISTVVMNYMLTAMFIFLLVSQIENWVLFWTTIFAMVSAVILKVVLKNGVAILIASIIASLVGLGLANLKARKEEVVHES
- a CDS encoding AzlD domain-containing protein, producing MNRSLLLLIIFAAVVTYIPRFLPIYLLRNANLPMWFRKWMGYIPISIFAALIATDVFFYEDAVELNVLTNPKLLPSLMTILVAYKTKNMIYSILAGVIAISIMVWMQ